Proteins encoded together in one Impatiens glandulifera chromosome 1, dImpGla2.1, whole genome shotgun sequence window:
- the LOC124922109 gene encoding guanine nucleotide-binding protein subunit gamma 2-like codes for MQSISTANVTQQQDRSTTDTRGKHRISAELKRIEQESRFLEEELEKLERIENASAACKEMLSLVETKPDPLLPVTHGTTNHLWDRWFEGPQESKGCCRCQIL; via the exons ATGCAATCCATTTCGACAGCGAACGTGACCCAACAACAGGATCGATCAACAACTGATACGCGAGGGAAGCATCGGATTTCAGCTGAGTTGAAGCGGATTGAGCAGGAATCAAGATTCTTAGAG GAAGAGCTGGAAAAACTTGAACGAATAGAGAATGCTTCTGCTGCTTGCAAGGA AATGCTAAGTTTAGTAGAGACAAAACCAGATCCATTGCTGCCAGT GACACATGGTACAACTAATCATTTATGGGATCGATGGTTTGAAGGACCCCAAGAGTCAAAAGGTTGTTGTAGATGCCAAATACTTTGA
- the LOC124920639 gene encoding ADP-ribosylation factor-like protein 5 has translation MGAFMSRFWFMMFPANEYKIVVVGLDNAGKTTTLYKLHLGEVVTTNPTVGSNVEELVYKNIRFEVWDLGGQDRLRTSWATYYRGTHAIIVVIDSTDRARIGIMKDELFRLLPVEDLQSAVILVFANKQDLKDAMTPAEVTDALSLHSIKDHDWHIQACSALTGDGLYDGLGWIAQKVTGKATT, from the exons ATGGGAGCATTCATGTCGAGATTCTGGTTCATGATGTTTCCGGCGAATGAGTACAAAATAGTTGTTGTGGGCTTAGATAACGCTGGAAAAACGACCACTCTCTATAAATTGCACTTGGGTGAGGTTGTTACTACAAATCCCACGGTTGGAAGCAATGTGGAGGAACTTGTCTACAAGAACATACGTTTTGAG GTTTGGGATCTTGGAGGGCAAGACAGGCTTAGGACATCATGGGCAACATATTACCGAGGAACTCATGCAATTATTGTAGTGATAGACAGCACAGATAGAGCCAGGATTGGTATAATGAAAGATGAGTTGTTCAGGCTTCTTCCAGTAGAGGATCTTCAAAGTGCTGTTATACTCGTGTTTGCAAATAAACAGGACCTTAAAGATGCCATGACGCCTGCAGAGGTTACCGATGCTCTCTCCCTTCACAGCATTAAGGATCATGACTGGCATATTCAAGCTTGTTCCGCCCTCACAGGAGATGGTCTGTATGATGGTTTGGGTTGGATTGCTCAGAAAGTAACAGGTAAGGCTACAACTTAG
- the LOC124921393 gene encoding uncharacterized protein PF3D7_1120000-like: MHPSPTTDALSPATDALSPATDAFSHATDVLFASLKKCLSSLDIFEQPIYSRILLFTASRSNTNTIQEVSTALMKCNVFNKIDESEEEKMNYCGEDFEEMGGYIYDELFEVDCRKRKNEDDSTPKPVPNRKRPLKITLAKRTEKSFSDESNQDTSRSTTHESSHVPSATTPQNNEDNSPTSQDNRVTQAQHDVKFDELRNDIKELTRDVNELKTEIKVIKEDQRVMFNHIIKLLGEIKQQKNVDSDLVEKELEFNKDVVVDGLNDDGLEFNKDVATDGFNDDGLEINKDVVADGLNDDGLEINKDVVIVDVGSEMNKDADDDMNKDVDDDVDDGLKKKKDVVDVDAGMEMNKDVDDGLDKKEDIASVDIVVENENKDNEAELKMDGNEDLSTKKKEFATKKKELGTKRKVELAKKMLEELSKTRKVELEKKKDDDVLEMTPTKFEG; the protein is encoded by the exons ATGCATCCGTCGCCTACGACGGATGCATTGTCGCCTGCGACGGATGCATTATCGCCTGCGACGGATGCATTTTCGCATGCGACAGATGTCTTATTTGCTTCTTTAAAGAAGTG CCTTTCAAGTTTGGACATATTTGAACAACCTATATACTCAAGGATATTACTCTTTACAGCCTCCAGAAGCAACACCAACACTATCCAAGAGGTATCCACTGCCCTCATGAAATGCAATGTGTTTAACAAGATTGATGAGTCTGAGGAGGAGAAGATGAACTACTGTGGggaagactttgaagaaatgggaggctacatttatgatgaattatttgaagTGGATTGtagaaagagaaagaatgaagatgacAGTACTCCCAAACCGGTGCCCAATAGGAAAAGACCACTTAAAATCACACTAGCCAAGAGGACTGAGAAGTCATTTAGTGATGAATCTAACCAAGACACCTCTCGGTCTACTACTCATGAATCTAGCCATGTCCCTTCAGCAACGACTCCTCAAAATAACGAAGACAATTCTCCAACTAGCCAAGACAATCGGGTGACTCAAGCCCAGCATGATGTCAAGTTTGATGAGTTGAGAAATGATATAAAGGAGCTGACAAGGGATGTGAATGAACTTAAAACTGAAATAAAGGTCATCAAAGAGGATCAACGTGTTATGTTCaatcacataatcaaattattggGTGAAATAAAACAACAGAAGAATGTTGATTCAGATTTAGTGGAGAAGGAGTTGGAGTTCAACAAAGATGTTGTTGTTGATGGGTTGAATGATGATGGGTTGGAGTTCAACAAAGATGTTGCTACGGATGGGTTCAATGATGATGGGTTGgaaataaataaagatgttGTTGCTGATGGGTTGAATGATGATGGGTTGGAAATAAACAAAGATGTTGTTATTGTTGATGTTGGGTCGGAGATGAACAAAGatgctgatgatgat ATGAACAaagatgttgatgatgatgttgatgatgggttgaagaagaaaaaagatgtTGTTGATGTTGATGCTGGGATGGAGATGAACAAAGATGTTGATGATGGGTTGGATAAGAAAGAAGATATTGCTTCTGTTGATATTGTTgttgagaatgaaaacaaagat AATGAGGCTGAGTTGAAGATGGACGGCAATGAAGATTTGTCCACGAAGAAGAAGGAGTTCGCCACGAAAAAGAAGGAGTTGGGCACGAAGAGGAAGGTGGAGTTGGCCAAGAAGATGTTGGAGGAGTTGTCCAAGACGAGGAAGGTggagttggagaagaagaaagatgatgatgtATTAGAAATGACTCCAACAAAATTTGAGGGATAG
- the LOC124920497 gene encoding phosphatidylinositol N-acetylglucosaminyltransferase subunit C → MESANNNNNDDETFPTGQLKWRKVAYGGMQPGFDDNHTDESFLEEMVMNANVVKRDMLKVMLDSVSITQYLSIVTLVLLVWSYTLESAISDSFLLLLDIILLGLGFLVLLLTTRMLSLAYILKISFFITGLYILSPIYHTLTRSISSDSIWALTAFLIILHLFLHDYSGSTIQAPGVGEHHHPTFMSNISLNASIVASLLIASRLPSRLHVFAIVLFSLQVFLFAPLVTYCIKKYSFRLHLSLSLALMVATSMLVFRLHGLLFVFFLSSIVLITVVCPYWLIRIQEYKFEINGPWDEAKLCFNITE, encoded by the coding sequence ATGGAGAGtgccaacaacaacaacaacgatGATGAGACCTTTCCTACAGGCCAACTCAAATGGAGAAAAGTTGCCTATGGAGGAATGCAACCCGGGTTTGATGACAACCATACAGACGAATCTTTCCTTGAAGAAATGGTTATGAATGCTAATGTCGTCAAACGAGACATGCTAAAGGTGATGCTAGACTCGGTTTCCATAACTCAGTATCTTTCCATTGTCACTCTGGTACTCTTGGTTTGGAGCTATACTCTGGAATCAGCTATCAGCGACAGTTTCCTCCTGCTTCTTGACATCATCCTTCTTGGGCTAGGTTTCTTGGTACTTCTCTTAACAACCAGAATGCTTTCCTTGGCTTACATActgaaaatatcatttttcattACCGGGTTATACATCTTATCACCTATATACCACACGCTAACTCGATCCATAAGCTCTGATTCTATATGGGCACTAACTGCCTTTCTTatcattcttcatctttttcttcATGATTATTCTGGGTCCACTATACAGGCTCCTGGGGTCGGAGAACATCATCATCCTACCTTTATGAGCAATATATCGTTGAATGCTTCAATTGTGGCTTCTCTTCTGATTGCCTCTCGTCTCCCATCTCGTCTTCATGTCTTTGCCATTGTGCTCTTCTCCTTGCAAGTTTTCCTCTTTGCTCCACTTGTAACATATTGCATTAAGAAGTACTCTTTTCGGTTGCATCTCTCTTTATCGTTGGCATTAATGGTTGCGACATCGATGCTTGTTTTTAGACTGCACGGTTTACTGTTTGTGTTTTTCCTAAGCTCGATAGTGTTGATTACTGTTGTTTGCCCTTATTGGCTTATAAGGATTCAGGAGTACAAGTTTGAAATTAATGGCCCCTGGGATGAGGCAAAActttgttttaatataactgAATGA